The Salvia miltiorrhiza cultivar Shanhuang (shh) chromosome 1, IMPLAD_Smil_shh, whole genome shotgun sequence genome has a window encoding:
- the LOC131023166 gene encoding late blight resistance protein R1-A-like isoform X1 produces the protein MVVSLINTTLWRASSQPLILSIAPSKSLSSHRLPPLPISSPSTTTTTTTTTNSYFNQVMAAYGAAASLKNTIQRILQSSRISLVSHSPQILQPAYDQMCRLQKVLRLLDKTSCSNIRTEVNAADELIKEAVWEFEDLLESHVLHQILPQLESERDNLSFFVDLQSLQHSVDCFVKMVKMMEFEYFIEMSNMPEEEGEPISSRIDFGGINSKMVGLSDEFEKARDYLLEGNNDNNYSIVGMAGVGKTTLAKHIFEDSSIRSHFELRAWVKVGRKCEFNQLLRCILAQVVAQRDDDDEAELVGILKERLSGKNCLIVLDDVWEEQAINRLTSCLQENNIVGSIRSLVTSRQLGFTGVFQRVRLLNLKESKKLLGEKVFGEEGFPLQLEELGEKIAKKCEGLPLMIVTVAELLSKADKTPEYWTEVLKQHSSVFVEAYNQISEVLFPSYDYLPQQFKMLFLYMGTFRRSTDMIYPSFHTNLLNAEGFLERIGEESFEDFFVECLRRLCFWYHLVLNTTNILSMSDECRVHSCWQHLCKVEGSRIKFMHVLQSCDDAIKDQRRLCAHWNTLFCLKQVYNSIKNDCASTARSILCYGPCHPYPIPIHAMGFKLLSVLVANHVRFYHFPIAILKLVYLRYLALCCNGEFPPAISNLFHLKFLIIERHMRIKKCGVQSYMPVQIWDMQELELLTISGRDLPTPNTDDANLNKLLFLGGVSANSCTREVLERIPNLKRLVIYVELKPYDDDDETNPLSGLSYISQLQNLIVLGYVILNPEIKHVFNTIPLSMFPSTLTDLHLSGLGYPWKYMNDIGLQLPNLMKLVLRCYAFRGPEWEIESGSFLKLRELRIEDTDLVQWRPQRGSFPELDEVVLEHCYKLQQLNWSFDHSQIKCIGLVDCNPLAVACANQLKDKFSFELVVKSSF, from the coding sequence ATGGTGGTTTCTTTAATCAATACGACTTTGTGGAGAGCCTCAAGTCAACCACTCATTTTATCAATTGCACCTTCAAAATCCTTATCCTCCCATCGCCTACCGCCGTTGCCAATTTCTTCACCTtctaccaccaccaccaccaccaccaccacaaacTCATATTTCAATCAAGTTATGGCTGCTTATGGTGCAGCGGCTTCTCTCAAGAATACGATTCAGCGTATTCTACAATCGTCTCGCATTTCTCTCGTTTCCCACTCTCCACAAATATTGCAACCTGCCTACGACCAGATGTGTCGATTGCAGAAAGTTCTGCGATTATTGGACAAGACCAGCTGCAGCAATATCAGGACGGAGGTGAATGCTGCGGATGAACTCATCAAAGAGGCAGTTTGGGAGTTTGAAGATTTACTTGAATCCCATGTCTTACATCAGATTCTTCCACAACTCGAAAGCGAGAGAGACAACTTGTCATTCTTTGTAGATCTTCAGAGTCTGCAACACAGTGTTGATTGCTTCGTCAAGATGGTGAAGATGATGGAATTTGAGTACTTCATTGAGATGTCGAATATGCCAGAGGAAGAAGGCGAACCTATTTCCTCCAGAATTGATTTTGGTGGAATCAACTCAAAGATGGTTGGATTATCTGATGAATTTGAAAAGGCGAGAGATTATCTTCTTGAAGGTAATAACGATAACAACTATTCGATTGTTGGGATGGCGGGTGTTGGAAAGACAACTCTCGCTAAACATATTTTTGAAGATTCATCAATTCGGAGCCATTTTGAGTTACGAGCATGGGTCAAAGTGGGCAGAAAATGCGAGTTCAATCAACTATTACGATGCATTCTAGCTCAAGTGGTTGCCCAAAGAGATGATGACGATGAGGCAGAATTAGTTGGAATCTTGAAAGAAAGATTGAGCGGCAAGAATTGTCTCATCgtgttggatgatgtttgggagGAACAAGCAATAAATAGGTTGACAAGTTGCTTGCAAGAAAATAATATTGTTGGAAGCATTCGATCCTTGGTGACAAGTAGACAACTAGGATTCACGGGGGTGTTCCAAAGAGTGCGCTTGTTGAATCTAAAAGAAAGTAAGAAATTACTTGGTGAGAAAGTGTTTGGTGAAGAGGGTTTCCCTCTTCAACTTGAGGAACTTGGAGAGAAGATTGCCAAGAAATGTGAAGGTCTTCCTCTTATGATAGTCACGGTTGCAGAGCTCCTATCAAAAGCCGACAAGACCCCAGAATACTGGACTGAGGTACTCAAACAACATAGTTCAGTCTTCGTGGAagcatataatcaaatatcagaGGTACTTTTCCCAAGTTATGACTACTTACCCCAAcaatttaaaatgttatttcTCTATATGGGAACATTCCGTCGATCTACTGATATGATCTATCCATCCTTTCACACAAATCTGTTGAATGCTGAGGGGTTTCTTGAACGGATTGGAGAAGAAagttttgaagatttttttgTGGAATGCTTGAGACGTCTTTGTTTTTGGTATCATCTTGTTCTCAACACAACAAATATTTTGTCAATGTCTGATGAGTGTCGCGTGCATTCTTGCTGGCAACACTTGTGTAAGGTAGAAGGCAGTAGGATCAAGTTTATGCATGTCTTACAAAGTTGTGATGATGCTATAAAAGACCAACGTCGATTGTGTGCGCATTGGAATACTTTATTTTGCTTGAAACAAGTGTATAATTCGATAAAAAATGATTGTGCATCCACTGCCCGTTCTATCCTTTGTTATGGTCCTTGTCACCCGTATCCAATCCCAATACATGCCATGGGTTTCAAGTTGCTCAGTGTACTTGTTGCTAATCATGTCCGATTTTACCATTTCCCAATTGCAATTTTGAAACTAGTTTATCTGCGGTACCTTGCCCTATGTTGCAACGGGGAGTTCCCTCCTGCCATATCCAACCTTTTTCACCTGAAATTCTTGATTATTGAACGTCATATGCGCATTAAAAAGTGTGGAGTTCAGTCATATATGCCTGTGCAAATTTGGGACATGCAAGAACTAGAGCTTCTTACGATATCGGGAAGGGACCTACCAACTCCTAATACTGATGATGCTAACTTGAACAAACTGCTCTTTCTTGGTGGTGTGAGTGCAAACAGTTGTACAAGGGAAGTTCTCGAAAGAATTCCTAATTTAAAGAGATTAGTGATTTATGTGGAGTTGAAGccttatgatgatgatgatgaaaccAACCCATTGAGCGGCTTGAGTTATATATCACAGCTCCAGAATTTGATCGTACTTGGTTATGTGATCCTGAATCCCGAGATAAAACATGTGTTTAATACGATTCCTCTTTCAATGTTTCCATCAACTCTCACAGATTTACATTTGAGTGGGTTGGGGTATCCTTGGAAGTACATGAATGACATTGGTTTGCAGCTGCCGAATCTCATGAAACTCGTGTTACGATGTTATGCCTTTCGAGGCCCAGAGTGGGAAATAGAATCAGGGAGTTTCTTGAAACTTAGAGAACTTCGAATCGAGGACACCGATTTGGTGCAATGGAGACCTCAACGTGGAAGCTTCCCAGAGCTTGATGAGGTAGTCCTGGAGCATTGCTACAAATTACAGCAACTCAATTGGTCGTTTGATCATTCTCAGATCAAATGTATTGGATTAGTTGACTGCAATCCTTTAGCTGTCGCTTGTGCCAATCAATTAAAAGACAAGTTTTCATTTGAACTTGTCGTGAAATCTTCTTTTTGA
- the LOC131023166 gene encoding late blight resistance protein R1-A-like isoform X2 — protein MAAYGAAASLKNTIQRILQSSRISLVSHSPQILQPAYDQMCRLQKVLRLLDKTSCSNIRTEVNAADELIKEAVWEFEDLLESHVLHQILPQLESERDNLSFFVDLQSLQHSVDCFVKMVKMMEFEYFIEMSNMPEEEGEPISSRIDFGGINSKMVGLSDEFEKARDYLLEGNNDNNYSIVGMAGVGKTTLAKHIFEDSSIRSHFELRAWVKVGRKCEFNQLLRCILAQVVAQRDDDDEAELVGILKERLSGKNCLIVLDDVWEEQAINRLTSCLQENNIVGSIRSLVTSRQLGFTGVFQRVRLLNLKESKKLLGEKVFGEEGFPLQLEELGEKIAKKCEGLPLMIVTVAELLSKADKTPEYWTEVLKQHSSVFVEAYNQISEVLFPSYDYLPQQFKMLFLYMGTFRRSTDMIYPSFHTNLLNAEGFLERIGEESFEDFFVECLRRLCFWYHLVLNTTNILSMSDECRVHSCWQHLCKVEGSRIKFMHVLQSCDDAIKDQRRLCAHWNTLFCLKQVYNSIKNDCASTARSILCYGPCHPYPIPIHAMGFKLLSVLVANHVRFYHFPIAILKLVYLRYLALCCNGEFPPAISNLFHLKFLIIERHMRIKKCGVQSYMPVQIWDMQELELLTISGRDLPTPNTDDANLNKLLFLGGVSANSCTREVLERIPNLKRLVIYVELKPYDDDDETNPLSGLSYISQLQNLIVLGYVILNPEIKHVFNTIPLSMFPSTLTDLHLSGLGYPWKYMNDIGLQLPNLMKLVLRCYAFRGPEWEIESGSFLKLRELRIEDTDLVQWRPQRGSFPELDEVVLEHCYKLQQLNWSFDHSQIKCIGLVDCNPLAVACANQLKDKFSFELVVKSSF, from the coding sequence ATGGCTGCTTATGGTGCAGCGGCTTCTCTCAAGAATACGATTCAGCGTATTCTACAATCGTCTCGCATTTCTCTCGTTTCCCACTCTCCACAAATATTGCAACCTGCCTACGACCAGATGTGTCGATTGCAGAAAGTTCTGCGATTATTGGACAAGACCAGCTGCAGCAATATCAGGACGGAGGTGAATGCTGCGGATGAACTCATCAAAGAGGCAGTTTGGGAGTTTGAAGATTTACTTGAATCCCATGTCTTACATCAGATTCTTCCACAACTCGAAAGCGAGAGAGACAACTTGTCATTCTTTGTAGATCTTCAGAGTCTGCAACACAGTGTTGATTGCTTCGTCAAGATGGTGAAGATGATGGAATTTGAGTACTTCATTGAGATGTCGAATATGCCAGAGGAAGAAGGCGAACCTATTTCCTCCAGAATTGATTTTGGTGGAATCAACTCAAAGATGGTTGGATTATCTGATGAATTTGAAAAGGCGAGAGATTATCTTCTTGAAGGTAATAACGATAACAACTATTCGATTGTTGGGATGGCGGGTGTTGGAAAGACAACTCTCGCTAAACATATTTTTGAAGATTCATCAATTCGGAGCCATTTTGAGTTACGAGCATGGGTCAAAGTGGGCAGAAAATGCGAGTTCAATCAACTATTACGATGCATTCTAGCTCAAGTGGTTGCCCAAAGAGATGATGACGATGAGGCAGAATTAGTTGGAATCTTGAAAGAAAGATTGAGCGGCAAGAATTGTCTCATCgtgttggatgatgtttgggagGAACAAGCAATAAATAGGTTGACAAGTTGCTTGCAAGAAAATAATATTGTTGGAAGCATTCGATCCTTGGTGACAAGTAGACAACTAGGATTCACGGGGGTGTTCCAAAGAGTGCGCTTGTTGAATCTAAAAGAAAGTAAGAAATTACTTGGTGAGAAAGTGTTTGGTGAAGAGGGTTTCCCTCTTCAACTTGAGGAACTTGGAGAGAAGATTGCCAAGAAATGTGAAGGTCTTCCTCTTATGATAGTCACGGTTGCAGAGCTCCTATCAAAAGCCGACAAGACCCCAGAATACTGGACTGAGGTACTCAAACAACATAGTTCAGTCTTCGTGGAagcatataatcaaatatcagaGGTACTTTTCCCAAGTTATGACTACTTACCCCAAcaatttaaaatgttatttcTCTATATGGGAACATTCCGTCGATCTACTGATATGATCTATCCATCCTTTCACACAAATCTGTTGAATGCTGAGGGGTTTCTTGAACGGATTGGAGAAGAAagttttgaagatttttttgTGGAATGCTTGAGACGTCTTTGTTTTTGGTATCATCTTGTTCTCAACACAACAAATATTTTGTCAATGTCTGATGAGTGTCGCGTGCATTCTTGCTGGCAACACTTGTGTAAGGTAGAAGGCAGTAGGATCAAGTTTATGCATGTCTTACAAAGTTGTGATGATGCTATAAAAGACCAACGTCGATTGTGTGCGCATTGGAATACTTTATTTTGCTTGAAACAAGTGTATAATTCGATAAAAAATGATTGTGCATCCACTGCCCGTTCTATCCTTTGTTATGGTCCTTGTCACCCGTATCCAATCCCAATACATGCCATGGGTTTCAAGTTGCTCAGTGTACTTGTTGCTAATCATGTCCGATTTTACCATTTCCCAATTGCAATTTTGAAACTAGTTTATCTGCGGTACCTTGCCCTATGTTGCAACGGGGAGTTCCCTCCTGCCATATCCAACCTTTTTCACCTGAAATTCTTGATTATTGAACGTCATATGCGCATTAAAAAGTGTGGAGTTCAGTCATATATGCCTGTGCAAATTTGGGACATGCAAGAACTAGAGCTTCTTACGATATCGGGAAGGGACCTACCAACTCCTAATACTGATGATGCTAACTTGAACAAACTGCTCTTTCTTGGTGGTGTGAGTGCAAACAGTTGTACAAGGGAAGTTCTCGAAAGAATTCCTAATTTAAAGAGATTAGTGATTTATGTGGAGTTGAAGccttatgatgatgatgatgaaaccAACCCATTGAGCGGCTTGAGTTATATATCACAGCTCCAGAATTTGATCGTACTTGGTTATGTGATCCTGAATCCCGAGATAAAACATGTGTTTAATACGATTCCTCTTTCAATGTTTCCATCAACTCTCACAGATTTACATTTGAGTGGGTTGGGGTATCCTTGGAAGTACATGAATGACATTGGTTTGCAGCTGCCGAATCTCATGAAACTCGTGTTACGATGTTATGCCTTTCGAGGCCCAGAGTGGGAAATAGAATCAGGGAGTTTCTTGAAACTTAGAGAACTTCGAATCGAGGACACCGATTTGGTGCAATGGAGACCTCAACGTGGAAGCTTCCCAGAGCTTGATGAGGTAGTCCTGGAGCATTGCTACAAATTACAGCAACTCAATTGGTCGTTTGATCATTCTCAGATCAAATGTATTGGATTAGTTGACTGCAATCCTTTAGCTGTCGCTTGTGCCAATCAATTAAAAGACAAGTTTTCATTTGAACTTGTCGTGAAATCTTCTTTTTGA